In the Sorghum bicolor cultivar BTx623 chromosome 4, Sorghum_bicolor_NCBIv3, whole genome shotgun sequence genome, GGCGGccacgggcacgggcacggggccgtcgtcgtcgacggCGGCGGGGCTGCTGCGCGCCGCGTGCCTGCAGTCGCACTCGCACCCGCTACAGTGCAAGGCGCTGGAGCTCTGCTTCAACGTCGCGCTCAACCGCCTGCCGGCCTCGGCCTCGCCGCTCCTCGGCGGGCACGGCCACGTCTACTACCCGCCGTCGCTCTCCAACGCGCTCGTCGCCGCCTTCAAGCGCGCGCAGGCGCACCAGCGCCGGGGGTCCGTCGACACGCAGCAGCAGCCCGTGCTCGCCGTCAAGATCGAGCTGGAGCAGCTCGTCATCTCCATCCTCGATGACCCCAGCGTCAGCCGCGTCATGCGCGAGGCCGGCTTCTCCAGCACCCAGGTGAAGGCCAACGTCGAGCAGGCCGTCTCTTCCATCGAAgcaaacaactcggcctctaccaacaccgccgccgccgcgcaccaaaaccctaaccctagggcAGCTCCACACGAAGAGACTATGCCTAGTAAGCTGCAGCTACCCCTCGACCTCGACCAAGTGCGCGACGAGGACGTCGCCGTCGTCCTGGACTGCCTGGCGTCCCGGAGCAAGAAACGCGTCATGGTCGTCGCCGAGTGCGCGGCCACGGCCGAGGCGCCGACGCGGGCGGCGGTCGAGAAGATCAAGCGCGGCGAGGCGCTGCGCGGCGCGCAAGTGGTCAGCCTCAGAGTGTCCAGGTTCCGCGACCTGCCGAGGGACGAGGCGGAGAGGCTGCTCGTGGAGCTCCGGTGCGCGGTGAAGGTGGGCGGCAGGGCGGGCGGCGTGGTGCTGGTGGTGGAGGACCTCGGGTGGGCGGCCGAGTTCTGGGCCGCGCGCGCCGAGTCCGGGAGGGCCAGGTGGCCGTcgagctgctgctactactgcgCCGTCGAGCACGCCGTCGCGGAGGTGCGCGCCCTGGCGtgccgcggcggcgacggcgtgtGGCTCATCGGCTACGGGACGTACCAGAGCTACATGAGGTGCAGGGCCGGGCAGCCCTCGCTGGAGACTCTCTGGGGGCTCCAGACGCTCGCCGTCCCCGCTGGTAGCCTCGCCTTGAGCCTCAACTTCGTCGGCGACAGGTAAtcatatatattcatgttgGCATCTGAATTTGATTGGAATTTGAGACAGTATATGCGTGGCAAACAGTAGTCATAGTCTCATAGAATAACAGTACTACAGTACTCGATCGATCGGCAAAATGCATATATGCAGACGTAGTGATGAATATAATCATGGGGGTTACGTGATGACTGACGAAATAACTTATCACTTTGGGTTCTCTGTCTGGCAGTGCAACTGCAATGACAATCAATCACCTGGCCAAGTGCGACGACGACAGAAGTGGGAACAACGGGTCGGCGCCACGTTGCCTGTCACTTTTGGACGCCGGTGGTTCCGGCCACCTGACGGCCGTCTCCAGCTTCTTCGCCGACGACTGCTCCGCAACCGCAACCAAGTGCGAGCCGGCGCTGAAGTCGAGTATCCCTCCTTGGCTTCAGCATTGCCGGGATCAGGTAATGTGCACGTCTAACGAGCCTACTAGGTTAGGCTACCATTAAAAATTTGACATGTAACTGACAGTACTTATTAATAACTGCTGTGCATAATAATGCAGGATCCTTCCCGTTGTAAGAAAAGCTCGACATGCGGTGGCTCGCTGTCTCATCATCACCGGACGGCCCTAAATTTCTCCACGGCGGTGGTGTCGCCGTCCTCCTCGGTCTCGTCGTATGAGCAGCACTACCACCTGCACCAGCCGTCGTACCAGCCATGGGTCGTCGTCGCTGACGCCCACGAGGACAACCACCCGTCTAACAAGGCCAGGTGCGCTGCGGCGGCCGTTCAGCTACACGTCGTCGACGATGAGGACGTGAAGCTTCTGAGCGCCGCGATAAAGGTCAAGTCCGACGACTCGAGCGCGTCCAATAATAGCTCGGTGGAGTGCCGCTCCCGGTTCAAGGAGCTCAGCGCCGAGAACCTTAAGGTCCTCTGCTCCGCGCTGGAGAAAGAGGTGCCATGGCAGGCGGAGATCGTGCCTGAGATCGCGAGCACGGTCCTGCAGTGCCGTTCCGGCATGGCGAGGAGGCGCGACGCCGCTGCTTCGAGTT is a window encoding:
- the LOC8061023 gene encoding protein SMAX1-LIKE 3, translated to MRAGGCTVQQALAPEAAAVVKQAVSLARRRGNAQVTPLHVASAMLHQQVVAAATGTGTGPSSSTAAGLLRAACLQSHSHPLQCKALELCFNVALNRLPASASPLLGGHGHVYYPPSLSNALVAAFKRAQAHQRRGSVDTQQQPVLAVKIELEQLVISILDDPSVSRVMREAGFSSTQVKANVEQAVSSIEANNSASTNTAAAAHQNPNPRAAPHEETMPSKLQLPLDLDQVRDEDVAVVLDCLASRSKKRVMVVAECAATAEAPTRAAVEKIKRGEALRGAQVVSLRVSRFRDLPRDEAERLLVELRCAVKVGGRAGGVVLVVEDLGWAAEFWAARAESGRARWPSSCCYYCAVEHAVAEVRALACRGGDGVWLIGYGTYQSYMRCRAGQPSLETLWGLQTLAVPAGSLALSLNFVGDSATAMTINHLAKCDDDRSGNNGSAPRCLSLLDAGGSGHLTAVSSFFADDCSATATKCEPALKSSIPPWLQHCRDQDPSRCKKSSTCGGSLSHHHRTALNFSTAVVSPSSSVSSYEQHYHLHQPSYQPWVVVADAHEDNHPSNKARCAAAAVQLHVVDDEDVKLLSAAIKVKSDDSSASNNSSVECRSRFKELSAENLKVLCSALEKEVPWQAEIVPEIASTVLQCRSGMARRRDAAASSSRPPAFAKEDTWMLFHGGDADGKVRVARELARLVFGSRKSFVSIAGSGTTASSPARSDDSSKQQRKRPRLMEEASDHGCHESLYEAVRDNPHRVILVQDVEQGGWRCQRDILEAIQRGLVRSHAGGDEAALGDAIVVLSCQSFDAWSTTSSPPTTTKKAKTESEEEPTGEESAAAASPSSSPCFDLNMDVENDDLLESCFTDASLLKAVDRTFFFRRPDERSD